A single window of Bradyrhizobium daqingense DNA harbors:
- a CDS encoding ABC transporter permease, with translation MPENASALELVLAADRALFAIVRLSLAVSLSAVALAAILGVPFGALLALTRFPGRQATIVILNTLMGLPPVVVGLGVFLALSRSGPLGSWGLLFTPAAMVVAQTILVAPIIAALTRQTIEDLWSEYRDELTAMNVGPVGRVATLVWDARFSLITALLAGFGRAAAEVGAIMIVGGNIDGFTRTMTTAIALETSKGDLPLAVGLGIVLITIVLAVNILAWTARRASERWAG, from the coding sequence ATGCCCGAGAACGCATCCGCCCTCGAACTTGTGCTTGCCGCCGATCGGGCGCTGTTCGCCATCGTGCGGCTCTCGTTGGCGGTCAGCCTGTCCGCCGTTGCACTTGCAGCCATTCTCGGCGTGCCCTTTGGGGCACTTCTCGCGCTCACCCGGTTCCCGGGCCGGCAGGCCACCATTGTCATCCTCAATACGCTGATGGGGTTGCCGCCCGTGGTGGTCGGGCTCGGCGTCTTTCTCGCGCTCTCGCGTTCAGGTCCGCTGGGGTCATGGGGTCTGTTGTTCACCCCCGCCGCCATGGTCGTCGCGCAAACGATATTGGTCGCCCCGATCATTGCCGCGCTGACGCGGCAAACGATCGAGGATCTCTGGAGCGAATACCGGGACGAGTTGACGGCCATGAACGTCGGTCCGGTGGGCCGGGTGGCGACGCTGGTTTGGGACGCCCGTTTCAGCCTCATCACCGCGCTGCTCGCCGGGTTCGGCCGGGCTGCCGCGGAGGTCGGCGCCATCATGATCGTGGGCGGCAACATCGACGGGTTCACCCGCACGATGACCACTGCGATCGCGCTGGAGACCTCGAAAGGCGATCTGCCTCTCGCCGTCGGCCTCGGCATCGTGCTGATCACGATCGTGCTCGCCGTCAATATTCTCGCGTGGACAGCACGGCGCGCGAGCGAGCGATGGGCGGGATAG
- a CDS encoding helix-turn-helix transcriptional regulator — protein MRELLTTEEAAEFLRLSERKLYELVAKNAVPCTKVTGKWLFPRTALNRWLTAGMAPTPISREPAPPIVGGSHDPLLEWALRESGCGLASLPEGSGEGMRRLTGGEIMMAAIHLHALDEDGEQTNVARIADTQDLSDAVVIAFARREQGLVVAPGNALKLADLASVAKSRARLAQRPRGAGAQLLMMTLLAREGVAMGELALQQPVCATGDEIGHAVRAGRADCGIATRSVARTAGLDFVPLTWERFDLALRQHDYFLPQPQKLFGFFRSGPFAERANELGGYDITDIGSVRLVN, from the coding sequence ATGCGTGAGCTACTCACAACTGAGGAGGCCGCTGAATTCCTCCGCCTTTCAGAGCGCAAGCTCTACGAGTTGGTGGCGAAGAACGCCGTTCCCTGCACCAAGGTCACAGGCAAATGGCTGTTCCCGCGTACCGCGCTCAACCGATGGCTGACGGCCGGCATGGCTCCCACTCCGATATCGCGGGAGCCGGCGCCCCCGATCGTCGGCGGCAGTCATGACCCGCTGCTGGAATGGGCGCTTCGGGAAAGCGGCTGCGGATTGGCGAGCCTTCCGGAAGGCAGCGGAGAAGGGATGCGGCGTCTGACCGGCGGCGAGATCATGATGGCCGCGATCCACCTTCACGCCCTCGATGAGGACGGCGAGCAAACGAATGTTGCCCGGATCGCCGATACCCAAGACCTGAGCGACGCGGTCGTCATAGCTTTTGCCCGGCGCGAGCAAGGCTTGGTCGTCGCACCGGGCAACGCACTGAAGCTTGCCGATCTTGCCTCCGTCGCAAAGTCGAGAGCGCGCCTGGCGCAGCGGCCGCGCGGCGCCGGCGCGCAGCTCCTCATGATGACCTTGCTCGCCCGCGAGGGCGTCGCCATGGGTGAACTCGCGCTGCAGCAACCCGTTTGCGCAACCGGAGATGAAATCGGCCATGCCGTGCGCGCGGGCAGAGCCGATTGCGGAATTGCGACCCGATCCGTTGCGCGCACGGCGGGGCTCGATTTCGTGCCGCTGACATGGGAGCGGTTCGATCTCGCCCTGCGGCAGCACGATTATTTCCTGCCGCAGCCGCAGAAGCTGTTCGGCTTCTTTCGTTCAGGTCCGTTCGCGGAAAGGGCGAACGAACTGGGCGGCTACGACATCACCGATATCGGCAGTGTCCGGTTGGTGAATTGA
- a CDS encoding cupin domain-containing protein, whose protein sequence is MKSHPRIAAAALIAAALWAPLGAQAAEPSLGDIKRTHLLKENLSIPGREVIQVRVDFPPGVTAARHSHHGEELVYLIEGELEYRLDGRAPVVLRAGDVLFIPHGTNHAVKNVGTGNAAELATYIVEKGKPLLTLGQ, encoded by the coding sequence ATGAAATCGCATCCGAGAATCGCGGCCGCGGCGTTGATCGCCGCGGCCCTCTGGGCTCCGCTCGGAGCCCAGGCCGCCGAACCCTCGCTTGGAGACATCAAGCGCACCCATCTCCTGAAGGAAAATCTGAGCATCCCCGGACGTGAGGTCATCCAGGTGCGCGTGGACTTCCCTCCCGGCGTGACCGCTGCCAGGCACAGTCATCACGGTGAAGAGCTCGTCTATCTCATCGAAGGCGAGCTCGAATATCGGCTCGACGGCCGAGCGCCGGTGGTGCTGAGGGCCGGCGACGTGCTGTTCATTCCGCACGGCACCAATCACGCGGTGAAGAACGTCGGCACCGGCAACGCGGCGGAGCTCGCGACCTACATCGTCGAGAAGGGCAAGCCGCTGCTGACGCTCGGGCAGTGA
- a CDS encoding carboxymuconolactone decarboxylase family protein, producing the protein MSKRLDYNQIAPAGLKALGGVYGYVTQSKLPATLVELVYLRISQINNCAYCLDTHTRDLLKKGVGIEKLALLQAWREASGLFDERERAALSWAETVTRVAETNVPEEAYQAARAVFDERELVDLTIAIGLMNAYNRMAISFRATPPAIAA; encoded by the coding sequence ATGAGCAAGCGTCTTGACTACAACCAGATCGCACCGGCAGGCTTGAAAGCGCTGGGCGGCGTTTATGGCTACGTCACGCAGAGCAAGCTGCCGGCGACGCTGGTCGAACTGGTCTACTTACGAATCTCGCAGATCAACAATTGCGCCTACTGCCTCGACACGCATACGCGCGACCTGCTCAAGAAGGGCGTCGGCATCGAGAAGCTCGCGCTGCTTCAGGCCTGGCGGGAAGCAAGTGGTCTCTTCGATGAGCGCGAACGCGCAGCTCTTTCATGGGCCGAGACGGTCACGCGCGTCGCGGAGACCAACGTGCCCGAGGAGGCCTACCAGGCCGCGCGTGCCGTCTTCGACGAGCGCGAGCTCGTGGACCTCACCATCGCGATCGGCCTGATGAACGCCTACAACCGCATGGCCATCAGTTTCCGCGCGACACCTCCGGCTATCGCCGCGTGA
- a CDS encoding YkgB family protein: MSRIITELPISPITLGFTIRWRDQAERLLVYAEPASRIGLYVSLAIIYAWFGGMKFTDYEAQGLVPLVENSPLLSWFYAVFSVRGFSTFLGFVELSIGLLIALRLVSPFFSVAGGLLSAGLFVTTVSFMVSTPGVVVPELGVPAISVAPGQFLLKDVGLFAASFWVFADSLKSVIRK; the protein is encoded by the coding sequence ATGTCACGGATCATCACTGAGCTGCCGATCTCGCCCATCACGCTGGGCTTCACCATCCGCTGGCGCGACCAGGCCGAGCGCTTGCTCGTCTACGCCGAGCCGGCCAGCCGCATCGGCCTCTATGTATCGCTTGCGATCATCTACGCCTGGTTCGGCGGCATGAAGTTCACCGACTACGAAGCCCAGGGGCTGGTGCCGCTGGTGGAGAACAGCCCGTTGCTGAGCTGGTTCTATGCCGTGTTCTCGGTGCGCGGCTTCTCCACCTTCCTCGGCTTCGTCGAATTGAGCATCGGCCTTTTGATCGCGCTGCGGCTGGTGAGCCCGTTCTTCTCCGTTGCCGGCGGTCTTCTCTCGGCCGGACTGTTCGTCACCACCGTCAGCTTCATGGTCTCGACGCCGGGCGTCGTGGTGCCGGAGCTCGGCGTGCCCGCGATCTCCGTGGCGCCGGGGCAATTCCTCCTGAAGGACGTCGGCCTGTTCGCCGCCTCGTTCTGGGTCTTCGCGGACTCGCTGAAATCGGTCATTCGCAAATGA
- a CDS encoding SDR family NAD(P)-dependent oxidoreductase produces the protein MTQTKGTALITGASTGIGAIYADRLAKRGYDLVLVARNRQRLASLARRLVNETGRQVETVEADLTSSADLQRVEQILKDNAGISMLVNNAGVGSAAPLVASDVEKMSDMIRLNVGALTRLTYAAAPGFVARGHGTIINIASIVAIAPEVLNGVYGGTKAYVLAFSRSLVHELAGKGVRVQAVLPGATATEFWDVAGTPVHQLPAAIVMSADDMVDAALAGLDLGETVTIPSLADKSEWDRHETARLAMTDKLSSAIPAPRYNLHTPVNA, from the coding sequence ATGACCCAGACCAAAGGCACGGCCCTCATCACGGGCGCATCGACCGGCATCGGCGCCATCTACGCCGATCGCCTCGCCAAGCGCGGTTACGACCTCGTTCTTGTCGCGCGCAACCGGCAGCGCCTCGCATCGCTGGCGCGCCGGCTCGTCAACGAGACCGGACGCCAGGTGGAGACGGTCGAGGCGGACCTCACGTCGAGCGCCGACCTGCAGCGCGTCGAGCAGATCCTGAAAGACAATGCCGGCATCTCGATGCTGGTGAACAACGCGGGTGTCGGCTCCGCCGCCCCGCTCGTCGCCTCCGACGTCGAGAAGATGTCGGACATGATCCGCCTCAACGTCGGCGCTTTGACGCGGCTGACCTATGCAGCGGCTCCCGGATTCGTCGCCCGCGGCCACGGCACGATCATCAACATCGCGTCCATCGTCGCGATCGCACCGGAGGTGCTGAACGGCGTCTATGGTGGCACCAAAGCCTACGTGCTCGCCTTCAGCCGCTCGCTCGTTCACGAGCTCGCCGGCAAGGGCGTTCGTGTGCAGGCGGTGTTGCCGGGTGCCACTGCGACCGAATTCTGGGACGTCGCCGGCACCCCGGTTCACCAATTGCCGGCAGCCATCGTGATGTCAGCCGACGACATGGTCGATGCGGCGCTCGCCGGCCTCGACCTCGGGGAGACCGTGACGATCCCCTCGCTGGCGGACAAGTCGGAATGGGACCGCCATGAGACGGCGCGCCTTGCCATGACGGACAAGCTGTCCAGCGCGATTCCCGCCCCTCGCTACAATTTGCACACGCCGGTCAACGCGTGA
- a CDS encoding LysR family transcriptional regulator, which translates to MDRLEGMSIVLAVAEAGSLSAAARRHKMPLATVSRKVSELEAHLRTKLFNRSSRVLVPTDAGRSYIAAAKRILADVSEAERVASGEYTTPRGDLSVTTLVALGRLCLQPILAEFLAAFPEVDVQLNLQDRTINLLDEHIDVALRVGDLADSSLIAVRVGEIHRVACASPAYLKSRGTPKSPDDLSAHDCISYPPMQSPTTWRFRREGIDYAVPVRSRFVASSLESAADAARTGIGVTVAFSYLVADSVRSGELVPLLQGFQPPPQPVSFVYSPNRFMPAKLRAFLDFASPRIKARLSDIPKELLSRRTRQ; encoded by the coding sequence ATGGACCGTCTCGAGGGCATGTCGATCGTGCTGGCCGTTGCGGAGGCCGGAAGCCTGTCGGCGGCGGCCCGCCGTCACAAAATGCCGCTGGCCACCGTGAGCCGGAAAGTCTCCGAGCTGGAGGCGCATCTGCGCACCAAGCTGTTCAACCGGTCGAGCCGCGTGCTGGTCCCGACCGATGCGGGGCGCTCCTACATCGCTGCGGCCAAGCGGATCCTTGCCGATGTCAGCGAAGCCGAACGCGTCGCATCCGGCGAGTACACGACGCCCCGCGGAGATTTGAGCGTCACGACGCTGGTCGCGCTCGGCCGCCTATGCCTGCAGCCGATCCTGGCTGAATTCCTGGCGGCATTCCCGGAGGTGGACGTTCAGCTCAACCTGCAGGATCGCACGATCAATCTCCTGGACGAGCATATCGACGTCGCTCTTCGCGTCGGCGATCTCGCCGACAGCAGCTTGATCGCCGTGCGCGTTGGAGAAATCCATCGCGTGGCCTGCGCCAGCCCGGCCTATCTGAAATCGCGCGGGACGCCGAAGTCGCCCGACGATCTCTCCGCGCACGACTGCATCAGCTATCCGCCGATGCAGTCGCCGACGACGTGGCGGTTCAGGCGCGAGGGGATCGACTATGCAGTGCCGGTACGCTCACGCTTCGTCGCAAGCAGTCTGGAATCGGCCGCCGATGCCGCGCGCACGGGCATCGGGGTCACCGTCGCGTTCTCTTATCTGGTCGCGGACTCCGTTAGATCCGGAGAGCTGGTGCCGCTGCTGCAAGGCTTCCAGCCGCCGCCGCAACCGGTGAGCTTCGTCTATTCGCCCAACCGCTTCATGCCGGCGAAATTGCGCGCCTTTCTCGACTTCGCCTCACCGCGCATCAAGGCGCGCCTCTCCGACATACCCAAGGAACTGCTGTCCCGGCGAACGCGGCAATAG